A genomic segment from Treponema sp. Marseille-Q3903 encodes:
- a CDS encoding ACT domain-containing protein, giving the protein MNAIITVVGSDKVGIIAKVSEFLSENNINIKDITQTILSGNFVMIMMIELDNANISIDELRTAMNKKAEEMGVEINIMNEKVFSSMHRV; this is encoded by the coding sequence ATGAACGCAATAATCACAGTCGTAGGATCTGACAAAGTTGGGATAATAGCAAAAGTCAGCGAGTTTTTGAGCGAAAACAACATAAACATCAAAGACATAACACAGACAATCCTTTCAGGAAACTTTGTTATGATAATGATGATAGAACTTGATAATGCGAACATTTCTATCGATGAACTGAGGACGGCGATGAACAAAAAAGCCGAAGAGATGGGCGTTGAAATCAACATAATGAACGAAAAAGTTTTTAGCTCAATGCATAGAGTCTGA
- a CDS encoding OFA family MFS transporter, whose translation MKNIQNKWIRGAIPALLLHCSIGTVYCWSIFSQEIANHIGFSKGAVEWAFSFAIFFLGISAAFLGKLVEKNIHKSSLIASITFALGMTGTGFFIWYGGIHQKSVISLAGIYVCYGFIMGIGLGTGYLSPVKTLMLWFQDRKGLATGLAVAGFGAAKAIASPVMQEMLENMGPTGIYKMFYILAGVYFVMMLVGHFMLAKPSHWVEPQNKSKDEGMIAAIKSQPVSSYIGIWLMFYINITCGLAIISQEKMIIKCVGLGAYAGLISTISALFNAGGRLGFSAWADKMKDRNTIYKLIFSLSIVSTFIVLFTQGISKGAGNSILIAFVMILIFIVNAGYGGGFSNIPTLLSDHYGMGNISAIHGITLSAWAFAGLTGNQMASYIVRKTGSFIEVHGVQANPTGYQHVLLVTAILYAVAICLCFFFIKPIKKSNETE comes from the coding sequence ATGAAAAACATTCAAAACAAATGGATTCGCGGTGCAATTCCTGCTCTTCTCCTCCACTGCAGTATTGGAACTGTATACTGCTGGTCAATTTTCAGTCAGGAAATTGCAAACCACATAGGCTTTTCAAAAGGAGCTGTAGAATGGGCTTTCAGCTTTGCAATTTTTTTCCTCGGAATTTCGGCTGCATTTTTAGGTAAACTTGTAGAAAAAAATATCCATAAATCTTCGCTTATTGCCTCTATCACATTTGCGCTTGGCATGACGGGAACCGGATTTTTTATATGGTACGGCGGCATACATCAAAAAAGTGTTATTTCACTTGCCGGAATTTATGTTTGCTATGGATTTATAATGGGCATAGGTCTTGGAACAGGTTATCTTTCTCCGGTAAAAACTCTTATGCTGTGGTTTCAAGATAGGAAAGGTCTCGCGACAGGTCTTGCAGTGGCAGGTTTTGGAGCTGCAAAAGCAATAGCATCTCCAGTAATGCAGGAGATGCTCGAAAACATGGGACCGACAGGAATATACAAAATGTTTTATATTCTTGCAGGCGTTTATTTTGTGATGATGCTTGTAGGACACTTTATGCTTGCAAAACCTTCACATTGGGTAGAACCTCAAAATAAATCTAAGGATGAGGGAATGATTGCTGCGATTAAGTCACAACCAGTATCATCGTACATCGGCATTTGGCTTATGTTCTATATAAACATAACTTGTGGTCTTGCAATTATTTCACAAGAAAAAATGATCATAAAATGCGTAGGGCTTGGAGCTTATGCAGGACTTATCTCTACAATTTCCGCATTGTTCAATGCAGGTGGTCGGCTTGGATTTTCTGCATGGGCTGACAAGATGAAAGACCGCAACACTATCTATAAATTGATTTTTTCACTCTCAATTGTTTCAACTTTTATTGTTCTATTCACGCAAGGAATTTCAAAAGGAGCAGGAAACTCAATCCTCATCGCATTTGTTATGATTCTTATTTTCATTGTAAACGCAGGATATGGTGGAGGATTCTCAAACATCCCAACACTTCTATCTGACCATTATGGGATGGGAAACATATCTGCAATCCACGGAATTACGCTTTCTGCGTGGGCTTTTGCAGGTCTGACTGGAAACCAGATGGCATCCTATATAGTAAGAAAAACAGGCTCATTTATTGAAGTACACGGAGTTCAGGCAAACCCTACAGGTTATCAGCACGTGTTACTTGTCACTGCAATTTTATATGCAGTTGCAATTTGTTTATGTTTTTTCTTCATAAAACCAATCAAAAAATCGAATGAAACCGAATAA
- a CDS encoding polysaccharide deacetylase family protein, translating to MKKISAFILVSSLLVFSANALISFENPDLNLNDEVIFTVKNDAAGTNQYKSLFFAKLKDGQPEKTPQVITCYPEQMELLNGGDTLQIRNRYGIARYESRKGILNWIETFSELPENTLSVVPYSISPDGKYLCYIDKTSLYSGNLVLENSDKSRRKIIAENVLNTYENLPLKWSPNSNILVYEKDNTVYFCNPDAVLRGVEIDEKYRKIGRGTINSLYWASAKYLAYVDDYILYKINAKELYTLGLYSGIIGRGTPMGRLPFQFNSQTDKVSSNHDVSRVVITQNGRLFTYLAVQNASYDYMDVVYSRPYIESSASLAASYVFWDNSGSPILWQEKLPYDGSAEKASVFKIGSAPQHVLEITDSGKPFISPNNTKIALFAGEKVYVYDINTWKRIAELSGEKVTSALWVDDTLLYVGGEKTIRRWNIVTDSAEIITISSAETGYWNDLDYSILADAGNKKFYKYNTESGTWSAENTSGAFQQKKQNGKYRVFIGATENKKYENALYTRYLSKRAVTIPFFKESTRKTAGPGKVALVFDLYDNADGLPKILSALKKYNVRGNFSVNGEFIRRYPYETRQIAANGYNCSSMFFSTTDLTDNSFVINEDFVRSGLARNEDEFYACTKKELSLYWHAPYYEVTPKIIKYGNNAGYNYVYVSCEPLEFTSIGQNPEAIISRYVSALKKTNGGIIPVTGGFSGEHHSKPLYNYLDVLISVLIDSGYELVDLTDL from the coding sequence ATGAAAAAAATATCAGCATTTATTTTAGTTTCGAGTTTGCTCGTTTTTTCTGCAAATGCCTTAATTTCTTTTGAAAATCCGGATTTGAACTTAAACGATGAAGTCATTTTTACAGTAAAAAACGATGCGGCAGGCACAAATCAATATAAATCGCTTTTTTTTGCAAAGCTGAAAGATGGGCAGCCCGAAAAAACTCCACAAGTGATAACGTGCTATCCCGAACAGATGGAACTTTTAAATGGAGGAGACACCCTTCAGATTAGAAACCGATATGGAATCGCAAGATATGAATCTCGTAAAGGAATATTAAACTGGATCGAAACTTTTTCAGAGCTTCCTGAAAATACGCTTTCGGTTGTCCCTTATTCCATAAGCCCCGACGGAAAGTATCTTTGCTATATCGATAAAACTTCTCTGTATTCAGGAAATCTTGTACTTGAAAATTCCGATAAAAGCCGTCGCAAAATAATTGCAGAAAATGTTTTGAACACATACGAAAATCTCCCCTTAAAATGGTCGCCGAATAGCAATATTTTAGTTTACGAAAAAGATAATACTGTTTATTTTTGCAATCCGGATGCTGTTCTTCGCGGTGTTGAAATCGATGAAAAATACAGAAAAATCGGACGCGGCACAATAAATTCTCTTTACTGGGCAAGCGCTAAATATCTTGCTTACGTAGATGATTATATTTTGTATAAGATAAATGCAAAAGAATTGTATACGCTTGGACTTTATTCAGGAATCATAGGGCGCGGAACTCCGATGGGAAGACTTCCGTTTCAGTTCAACAGCCAGACAGATAAAGTTTCTTCAAATCATGATGTCAGCAGAGTTGTAATCACTCAAAACGGGCGGTTGTTCACTTACCTTGCTGTGCAGAACGCTTCATACGATTACATGGATGTTGTCTATTCGCGTCCATATATAGAATCTTCTGCGTCGCTCGCCGCTTCTTATGTTTTCTGGGATAACTCCGGCAGCCCGATTTTGTGGCAAGAAAAACTTCCCTATGATGGAAGTGCTGAAAAAGCTTCCGTTTTTAAAATCGGTTCAGCTCCGCAGCATGTCCTTGAAATCACAGATTCAGGCAAACCTTTTATCTCACCAAACAATACAAAAATCGCGCTTTTTGCAGGCGAAAAAGTTTATGTTTATGATATAAATACATGGAAACGCATCGCTGAACTTTCCGGTGAAAAAGTTACATCTGCTCTTTGGGTAGATGATACTTTGCTTTATGTAGGTGGTGAAAAAACTATCCGCCGATGGAACATCGTCACTGACAGTGCAGAGATAATTACTATTTCTTCTGCAGAGACAGGTTATTGGAATGATTTGGATTATTCAATTTTGGCAGATGCAGGAAACAAAAAATTCTATAAGTATAATACTGAATCAGGGACGTGGTCAGCTGAAAATACAAGCGGCGCATTTCAGCAAAAAAAACAGAATGGCAAATACCGCGTGTTCATTGGCGCTACAGAAAATAAAAAATATGAAAACGCATTGTATACGCGTTATTTGAGCAAGCGTGCAGTGACAATTCCTTTTTTCAAAGAAAGTACAAGGAAAACTGCCGGTCCTGGGAAAGTTGCGCTCGTGTTCGACCTGTATGATAACGCTGATGGACTTCCAAAAATCTTATCTGCCTTAAAAAAATACAACGTCCGTGGTAATTTTTCTGTAAATGGAGAATTTATCAGAAGATATCCTTATGAAACTAGACAGATTGCAGCGAACGGTTACAACTGCTCTTCGATGTTTTTTAGCACAACAGATTTGACAGACAACAGTTTTGTTATAAACGAAGATTTTGTACGCAGCGGGCTTGCTCGCAATGAAGACGAATTTTACGCCTGCACAAAAAAGGAACTCAGCCTTTACTGGCATGCACCGTATTATGAAGTTACTCCGAAAATAATAAAATATGGAAACAATGCAGGATACAATTATGTCTATGTAAGTTGTGAACCGCTTGAATTTACTTCAATAGGGCAAAATCCTGAGGCAATAATAAGCAGATATGTAAGTGCTTTAAAGAAAACAAACGGCGGAATCATTCCTGTGACAGGTGGATTTTCCGGAGAGCATCATTCAAAACCGCTTTACAACTATCTGGACGTGCTTATCAGTGTTCTGATAGATTCAGGTTATGAGCTAGTAGATTTGACAGACTTATAA
- a CDS encoding peptidoglycan DD-metalloendopeptidase family protein, with translation MEIISYVQGNAPGRKVGFSLPVFERIPKRERTKSVSIVSPDYSTELKIFKAQKIKRPFSLKNCLKAVGSAVSAAEEFIFSNSKSILFSLIAAAATFLFFTGGFLFVSNQKNYTGPLTLESGDSLDIENLNKLMSSFALEGIVDYDESGKINDSDITSAAQKFTQPVSYQNYKVLRGDTIGGIAIKFGLTNISTLISVNDIVNVRQLAAGQRLKIPSIDGIIYTVKNGDSLNSIASRYKIKLSDLLDVNEISSEILVKGQQLFLPGVGMDQSALKNAMGDIFKLPVASKFRWTSPYGWRIDPIANVRSFHTGVDMACPSGTPVLAAMSGKVITTGVSRVYGNYVIIDHGNGYQTLYAHLSKIIAVKGQWVSQGTRIGLVGSTGYSTGPHLHFTVYKKGQLINPMTVLK, from the coding sequence ATGGAAATAATAAGTTATGTGCAAGGCAATGCTCCGGGCAGAAAGGTCGGATTTAGTTTGCCGGTTTTTGAGCGTATTCCAAAAAGAGAACGTACAAAATCTGTGTCGATTGTATCGCCTGACTACTCAACCGAATTAAAAATTTTCAAGGCACAGAAAATAAAACGTCCTTTTTCTCTAAAAAATTGTCTGAAAGCTGTAGGTTCGGCTGTTTCAGCTGCAGAGGAATTTATTTTTTCTAACTCAAAATCGATATTGTTTTCTTTGATTGCAGCAGCCGCTACCTTTTTGTTTTTTACAGGCGGTTTTTTGTTTGTTAGCAATCAGAAAAATTATACAGGGCCTCTGACTCTTGAAAGTGGCGATTCTCTCGATATCGAAAACCTGAATAAACTTATGTCATCTTTTGCACTTGAAGGAATTGTTGATTACGATGAATCAGGAAAAATAAACGACTCCGATATCACTTCTGCCGCACAAAAATTTACTCAGCCTGTCTCTTATCAAAATTATAAAGTTCTCAGAGGCGACACAATCGGCGGCATTGCGATAAAATTCGGGCTTACAAATATTTCAACTTTGATTTCTGTAAACGATATTGTAAACGTGCGTCAACTGGCTGCCGGACAACGGTTGAAGATTCCTTCAATCGATGGAATCATCTACACTGTAAAAAATGGAGATTCACTGAATTCGATCGCTTCAAGGTACAAAATAAAATTAAGCGACCTTCTCGATGTTAATGAAATTTCATCTGAAATTCTTGTAAAAGGTCAGCAGTTATTTTTGCCGGGCGTTGGAATGGATCAGAGCGCACTGAAAAATGCGATGGGTGATATTTTTAAACTTCCTGTCGCATCAAAGTTCCGATGGACTTCTCCTTATGGCTGGCGTATAGATCCGATTGCAAATGTAAGATCTTTTCATACAGGAGTCGATATGGCGTGTCCGTCTGGCACTCCTGTTCTTGCAGCGATGAGCGGAAAAGTTATAACGACGGGAGTGAGCCGCGTATATGGAAATTACGTCATCATCGACCATGGAAACGGGTATCAGACATTGTACGCTCACTTGTCAAAAATCATCGCTGTGAAAGGGCAGTGGGTCAGTCAGGGAACTAGGATAGGTCTTGTAGGTTCAACCGGTTATTCAACAGGCCCTCATCTTCATTTTACTGTTTATAAAAAAGGTCAACTTATAAATCCTATGACAGTTTTGAAATAA
- a CDS encoding motility associated factor glycosyltransferase family protein, producing the protein MNSIWNKNYSLFQKKFPELSKMLGQINENDIQPAAFWNITTARNGQLTATEISSGLHLHSAYNPEREAVLAACIPDAFEKSCTVFYGFGLGYHVVAWAKSAKNRKLVLIEPDTARFFAALKLLDWSPVFKLQNLVIAVGAPAESVLHLIEDNKTINIEKSGVSDSYFFDIPAFQAHAASYFDTVKKIIKRNQRKNEINAATLKKFGKRWCRNSLENLNRIAECGAISGISKIIEDKSYYGNSLPFFIAGAGPTLEHVAPHLKEIKKRCIIITVETSLHVLLREGVQPDFIILTDPQFWAYRHISALHSPKSVLITEISAYPSVFRFDCGKILLCSSQFPVGQYFENHFNLLQGDLGAGGSVSSSAWNFANFCGAEKVFIAGLDFAFPGNQTHIKGSSAEQTYHTVSDRITAADKYTAESIFNANGIYGFDYENNSVLTDSRMKMFAWWFESRLASCPKTKTYTLCTQSLKITGIQSAQLSELLAYPEITVQKENFMEKVFEIRSVLSTAEREELVRMKNNFPSSDFLSLFPFLREYF; encoded by the coding sequence TTGAACTCAATCTGGAATAAAAATTATTCGCTGTTTCAAAAAAAGTTCCCGGAACTTTCAAAAATGCTCGGTCAGATAAACGAAAATGATATACAGCCCGCCGCTTTCTGGAATATTACAACTGCAAGAAACGGTCAGCTGACTGCTACAGAGATATCTTCAGGACTTCATCTGCACAGTGCGTACAATCCTGAACGGGAAGCTGTTTTGGCTGCATGTATTCCTGACGCTTTTGAAAAGTCATGTACGGTTTTTTATGGGTTCGGGCTCGGCTATCATGTAGTAGCGTGGGCTAAATCTGCAAAAAACCGGAAACTTGTTTTAATAGAACCGGACACAGCTCGTTTTTTTGCCGCTTTAAAACTTCTTGACTGGTCACCTGTGTTTAAACTGCAAAATCTTGTGATTGCTGTCGGTGCGCCGGCAGAATCTGTTTTACATCTTATTGAAGATAACAAAACTATAAACATAGAAAAGTCTGGCGTTTCCGATTCATATTTTTTTGATATTCCGGCGTTTCAGGCTCATGCGGCGAGTTATTTTGATACTGTAAAAAAAATCATAAAGCGAAATCAGCGCAAAAACGAAATAAATGCTGCGACACTTAAAAAGTTTGGAAAAAGATGGTGTCGAAACAGCCTCGAAAATCTCAATCGGATTGCAGAGTGCGGCGCAATTTCCGGAATTTCAAAAATAATTGAAGATAAAAGCTACTATGGCAATTCGCTTCCTTTTTTTATTGCAGGAGCCGGTCCGACTCTTGAGCATGTTGCTCCGCATCTTAAGGAGATAAAAAAACGCTGCATAATTATAACAGTGGAAACTTCGTTGCACGTGCTTTTAAGAGAAGGTGTCCAGCCTGATTTTATAATACTTACCGACCCGCAATTTTGGGCATATCGTCACATCTCAGCTCTTCATTCTCCAAAAAGCGTCCTGATTACTGAAATTTCTGCATATCCTTCAGTGTTTCGTTTTGACTGCGGAAAAATCCTTTTGTGTTCTTCTCAGTTTCCTGTTGGACAGTATTTTGAAAATCACTTCAATCTCCTGCAAGGAGACCTTGGAGCTGGCGGTTCTGTATCATCTTCTGCATGGAATTTTGCTAATTTTTGCGGTGCTGAAAAAGTTTTTATCGCGGGGCTTGATTTTGCGTTTCCCGGAAATCAGACTCACATAAAAGGAAGCTCTGCCGAACAAACTTATCACACAGTTTCTGACAGAATTACAGCTGCCGACAAATATACGGCGGAGTCGATTTTTAATGCAAACGGAATATACGGCTTTGATTACGAAAATAACAGCGTTTTGACAGACAGCAGAATGAAAATGTTTGCGTGGTGGTTTGAATCGAGGCTTGCATCCTGTCCGAAAACAAAAACTTATACGCTTTGTACTCAAAGTTTAAAAATAACCGGCATTCAAAGCGCACAACTCAGTGAGCTGCTAGCTTACCCTGAAATCACTGTTCAAAAAGAAAATTTTATGGAAAAAGTTTTTGAAATTCGATCTGTGTTGAGCACCGCCGAGCGTGAAGAACTTGTGCGAATGAAAAACAATTTTCCTTCATCTGATTTTTTGAGTTTGTTTCCCTTTTTGAGAGAATATTTCTAA
- a CDS encoding penicillin-binding protein: MELIKLNNFFRQKRIIFFFACCGIALIALFVVYGKLAVQPVAPVSQNKPTVERGSIVDRSGFPLAVQTNFYHIGVSIKNIRDNEKLKLQFAKDIAPLLDMEEGDVIKLLNSSRSFVYLKKKVEQTYYESIKKMTDSKGYNFVSYEKIPGRNYPNHKLASQLIGYMGDDGKGLAGIEFSQQSILQPEIDKIDRNEASQEHPQGRNVYLTIDATLQYKLEQIAQDTMEKTQAECMMLVAADCRTGEILSYISLPSADLNEYGIAPANAKIDLPAMTAYEPGSVFKIFTVGIVYDEHGISQNDRFYCNGMYEHRIPGSETVRIKCLGHHGYCTAKDGLRFSCNDTIGQISDRIDEYRFIARIRQLGFGSKTGVELPGETTGIVKDPSGSTWSARSKPTIAIGQEISVSALQMVEASTAIGNGGVPVQLTFIKKITNKDGSVFYDHQPQYRSRVFSKDTARYVLSCMETTAKSGTGSRANLRDVDIGVKTGTAQMADKEHGGYSDTDFLSSCIAIFPVDDPQIVLYIVVEKAKGETYGGRIVAPVIGEAASVIIDHLGMSRGDAASLEHDGKITINSSKAIKIGKTVPNFLGKSKKELLPLIDRSDIKLNINGSGWVTSQNPKPGTPLTENMVIELNLE, encoded by the coding sequence GTGGAATTGATTAAATTGAATAATTTTTTCAGACAAAAACGCATAATATTTTTTTTCGCTTGCTGTGGAATCGCTTTAATAGCGCTTTTTGTTGTTTACGGAAAACTTGCCGTTCAGCCTGTCGCACCTGTTTCGCAAAATAAACCTACAGTTGAGCGCGGTTCAATTGTCGACCGCTCAGGATTTCCGCTCGCTGTTCAGACAAATTTTTACCACATCGGCGTTTCAATAAAAAATATTCGAGACAATGAAAAATTAAAGCTTCAGTTTGCCAAAGATATCGCTCCTCTTCTCGATATGGAAGAAGGCGATGTCATAAAATTGCTGAACTCGTCGCGCTCTTTTGTTTATCTTAAGAAAAAAGTTGAACAGACTTATTATGAATCTATAAAAAAAATGACAGATTCAAAAGGTTATAATTTTGTAAGTTATGAAAAGATTCCCGGAAGAAATTATCCGAATCACAAACTCGCTTCGCAGCTCATCGGTTATATGGGAGATGATGGAAAAGGACTCGCCGGAATTGAATTTTCTCAACAGTCTATACTTCAGCCGGAGATTGATAAGATTGACAGAAATGAAGCGTCTCAAGAACATCCTCAAGGTCGGAACGTCTATCTCACAATAGATGCAACTCTTCAGTACAAACTTGAACAGATCGCTCAGGATACTATGGAAAAAACTCAGGCTGAATGCATGATGCTTGTCGCCGCCGATTGTCGGACAGGAGAGATTCTTTCATATATAAGCCTTCCGTCGGCAGATTTAAATGAATATGGAATTGCGCCGGCGAATGCAAAGATAGATTTGCCTGCGATGACTGCTTACGAACCGGGTTCCGTGTTTAAGATTTTTACGGTTGGCATTGTTTACGATGAGCACGGAATTTCCCAAAATGACCGTTTTTATTGCAACGGGATGTATGAACATCGCATTCCCGGCAGCGAAACTGTTCGTATAAAATGCCTTGGACATCACGGTTATTGTACTGCAAAAGATGGACTTCGTTTTTCATGCAATGACACTATCGGGCAGATAAGTGACAGAATCGATGAATATCGATTTATTGCAAGGATCCGTCAGCTTGGTTTTGGAAGCAAAACCGGCGTCGAACTTCCCGGAGAGACAACAGGCATTGTAAAAGATCCTTCAGGCAGCACATGGTCTGCGCGCTCAAAACCTACTATCGCAATCGGGCAGGAGATAAGCGTTTCGGCTCTCCAAATGGTAGAAGCGTCTACAGCAATCGGAAACGGAGGTGTTCCTGTTCAGCTTACATTTATCAAAAAAATTACAAACAAAGACGGTTCTGTTTTTTATGACCATCAACCGCAATATAGAAGCAGAGTTTTTTCAAAGGATACCGCACGATATGTTTTGAGCTGCATGGAAACAACTGCAAAAAGTGGAACAGGTTCTCGTGCAAATCTTCGCGATGTAGATATAGGGGTCAAAACAGGAACTGCTCAGATGGCTGATAAAGAGCACGGCGGGTACAGCGATACTGATTTTCTTTCTAGCTGTATTGCAATTTTTCCTGTCGATGACCCTCAGATAGTTTTGTATATTGTTGTTGAAAAAGCGAAAGGGGAAACTTATGGAGGCAGAATCGTTGCTCCTGTTATCGGTGAAGCAGCTTCTGTAATAATCGACCATCTTGGAATGAGCCGTGGAGATGCCGCTTCTCTTGAGCACGATGGGAAGATTACTATCAATTCTTCAAAAGCTATAAAAATAGGAAAAACTGTTCCGAACTTTTTAGGGAAATCAAAAAAAGAATTGCTTCCTCTCATAGACCGTTCAGATATAAAGTTGAACATAAATGGCAGCGGCTGGGTTACAAGTCAAAATCCAAAGCCCGGGACGCCTCTTACGGAGAATATGGTAATTGAACTCAATCTGGAATAA
- a CDS encoding deoxyribonuclease IV — MHIGYHESTSNGFLALGEEAVSVGGDTFAFFTRNPRGGKAKEIEKDDADKLVAFMKKHNFAPPVAHAPYTMNPCSADEGLRQYAYEMMVDDFARLEYTPGSLYNFHPGSHTGQGSDVGIDLTSSMIANVFNTVIGRSGTEKKACSTTLLIETMAGKGSEIGRTFEEVKQLIELTEEKYGESLADKLGVCMDTCHIWDGGYDIVHNLDDVIAKFDKVIGLGRLHAIHLNDSMNDLGSHKDRHEKIGKGYIGLEALVRVTKHPALKDLPFILETPNQHEGYKAEIELLKNS; from the coding sequence ATGCACATAGGTTATCACGAATCTACATCTAACGGATTTTTGGCGCTCGGGGAAGAAGCTGTCAGCGTCGGCGGCGATACATTTGCTTTTTTTACAAGAAATCCGCGCGGCGGAAAGGCAAAAGAAATAGAAAAAGATGACGCTGATAAACTCGTCGCATTCATGAAAAAACACAATTTTGCTCCTCCTGTTGCACATGCCCCGTACACAATGAATCCGTGTTCTGCCGATGAAGGTCTGCGTCAATATGCTTACGAAATGATGGTAGATGATTTTGCACGGCTCGAATATACACCTGGCAGTTTGTACAATTTTCATCCCGGTTCACACACAGGACAAGGCTCTGATGTCGGAATCGATTTGACATCTTCAATGATTGCAAATGTATTCAATACAGTTATCGGTAGGTCCGGAACCGAAAAAAAAGCTTGTTCTACGACACTTTTGATTGAAACGATGGCAGGCAAAGGTTCTGAAATCGGGCGCACATTTGAGGAAGTAAAACAGCTAATAGAGCTGACAGAAGAAAAATATGGAGAATCGCTTGCCGATAAGCTTGGCGTTTGCATGGACACGTGCCATATTTGGGACGGCGGCTACGACATCGTTCACAATTTAGACGATGTCATCGCAAAGTTCGATAAAGTTATCGGGTTAGGACGCCTTCACGCAATCCATCTAAATGATAGCATGAACGATTTAGGCTCACATAAAGACAGACACGAAAAAATCGGTAAAGGTTATATAGGGCTTGAAGCGCTTGTGAGAGTTACAAAGCATCCGGCTCTAAAAGATTTGCCGTTTATCCTAGAAACGCCGAATCAACACGAAGGATACAAAGCCGAAATTGAGCTTTTGAAAAACAGTTAA
- the fabZ gene encoding 3-hydroxyacyl-ACP dehydratase FabZ, producing MGLTTDIKSLLPHREPFLFVDEIISADEKGCVCEHTFTENEFFFKGHFPEYPVVPGVILCETMAQAGGAALRYLNIVPSDGLFFFATMDKVKFRNQVRPGDKARMEIEFLRNSPKMIKQCGKLYVGDSLCAEAEWMCLVGSAK from the coding sequence ATGGGACTTACAACTGATATAAAATCACTGCTGCCGCACCGCGAGCCTTTTTTATTCGTAGATGAAATAATCTCCGCTGACGAAAAAGGCTGTGTCTGCGAGCATACTTTTACGGAAAATGAATTTTTCTTTAAAGGGCACTTCCCGGAATATCCTGTTGTTCCCGGAGTAATTCTCTGTGAAACGATGGCTCAGGCTGGTGGAGCGGCTCTCCGCTATCTGAACATTGTTCCCTCTGACGGATTGTTTTTCTTTGCGACTATGGACAAAGTAAAGTTCAGAAATCAAGTTCGTCCTGGCGATAAAGCTCGAATGGAAATTGAGTTTTTGCGGAACAGTCCAAAGATGATAAAACAATGCGGCAAGCTGTACGTTGGCGATTCATTGTGTGCCGAAGCAGAGTGGATGTGCCTTGTAGGTTCTGCAAAATAA